tcagtttcaaccaATAAATAAGCTTAGTTTTTTCAAGGTTGCAAGTGATTGCATATTCAGATTTTTCCTATTTTGAGTAAGCCgtcatgtttttaaaaaagttgtttttgtaaaaccttgttAATTAAAACTGCAAACTGATGCTAAACTTCATTAAATAATGTTTATGCCTTGTGAGTAGCTTACTGTAATATTGTGCCTGGCTAATTCGTTGTTTCAATGAGAGCCCACAGATTTATTTTCTACTCTTGGCCGATGGCACAACTCCAAAAATATGTTCAGCGTAGGCATCAGTTACAATCAAAAGCTgtgaaatattttctcataattTACAGATATATGAAAAAGTGTTTACCTCAACATCTGTTTTGCAATTCATTTCTAACAAGATAATATTGTTGAAGTGGCTGTCCACTCCGGACTTGTCATTTTTTGTATGATTTATAAATtagattttaatattaaaatgacTGAGTTAGTAAGCAAGGGAATCCTTTAAAGAATTTACAACAGgtcaaaaaaaatttcagcacTTCAATTTGCTATCATGTTTCGTACGCTAGTTACCGCAATCAGATCAGCAAAATATAGGGCCTTACGCAGCGTCTCTAGTAGTTTCGTATATTGACCTCATCAATGTTTGATACAATTGCATATGATATGCAATTTCATCAATGTTTGATACAATTGCATATGATATGCAATTTCTTCCTTTAGCTGCTCTAAAATTATGAATACAGTTTAATTCACATAGCTTTATAGACTTATACAAACTATAGTAAAGGCAGcaatagattttaatatttatgcACTTACGTGATTTACGAAAATTAAAGATTGTCGCACAATTGAAGTTGCCTACCTTGGAAGTGGCGTGCTGATGAAGCAACCAATCGTATGCCAAAAAACTTACCACTTCGTCTTTATTCTTACCATTCATTTAAGCCACTCTGTAACATGACATTGGCTGGCTGTGTTTACATCTGGGTCAGTGTAGACTGGGTTTACATCTGGGTCAGTGTAAACTGGGTTTACATCTGGGTCAGTGTAAACTGGGTTTAATCTGGGTCAGTGTAAACTGGGTTTAACTAGTCGGttgctttaaaaatatatatgaatcAGTTCAAATCCTAAATGATGAAATCTTTTCTCAACTTCCAATCATGACTTCGGGCCTTATATTCGTGACTTATAGTAAAGATTCATTACACAGATATGCATGAGCACCCTTTAATTTTGTATTCGTAGTTGCCTCCTTTTGGCCTCAGTAATCAATGAAAACTCTAAATATTTGTAGATGTTTTGTCACGATCACGTTATGTGATATCTAAAACTATAACTAAAACGAATTTCAAACTTAAAAATCAAGATGTTTTCACGAGAAACTTTCAGAATTCATATATTCACAAATTGAGTGACCATTTGTTCCTAAGCAATTTGTAAAATCCGTCTCTCAATTTTTgacaggtatatatatacttatatcagaaaaataaatgaaaagttaaaaacttGATGAGGCTTTTGTTTTATTTCGATGCGAAATAATTAGCCGAGAAGATAGTCGTGTCATTTGTAAAACACTAAAGGTCAGTAAATAATCAAGCACAAATTACTTTCCATTAATTAATGCACTTTTCTGGCTCGgctgttttttatttgaaatgaacaGGTCTGACTATAAGTACGTCACTGATGAAAGCTAGTAACAGGTGTATTATCTATGTTCTTTATTAAATAATCATTTGTGGGCATCTTTGTACAACTTGATCACGAAAACATCAACGTTTCAAGTGCTTGCATTGATACGCTATTGCAGTGGATAACAAAAGGTGTTGTACGCATACATAGATGGGGCAATAATAAAAAGCATTTCGATAATAACtcatcttgacaaactgttcCATCAATGGATCTTTGTCAACTCTGCATAGTTTATTTGTCTTTTCTGTTAGCACAAGTATTGATCGACACGTGGATAATGTTGGCTCGCTCGCACAGCTCAGCTTGAAAATATTGATTCTTGGATACTTGTATGTACCCTCTGATGAGATTTATCACTGCTTTATGTTAGCACCAGTGTTACCATAAATCTGTGCAGTACTACTTTTCTAAAGTTCTATAAATATCAAATTAGCAAGAACGGTGTAGCCCAGTCTATACAACGAGATCTTCAAATATATGACAATTGATATGGCACTTTCCCCCATGCAGCTCTCTGTTGCTGCACTCTCGTATTAGTATGCAGGAGATGATCACTATTAGAACGAGTAGTCCTCCAGTGCTCACGACGATCAGGGCTATCGTCATACCCCCGACATTTTCGCAAAATTGCATTGTCTTGGCATTACTcagctaaaaaataaattaaaccgGTTAAACAGCTCCAAGTATTCCTCTTGACAGTCTTTGAGTATCGAACACAAAGTTTCTACTCCGAATTGTCTCGGAATCGCTATGAACAACACAGGAAAATaattttaacagaaaaaaaacattaaggATTTCGTAATCAGGTTAAATGTTATATTATGACAGTAATTCTATTGTGCTGAATTTCATTTTAcaacaaattaaaatgttaaagtAGCGAGTTGTTAGCAGCCCTCAATGCATTCCCGTGAGAGTTGTGTTCTATTCTCTATATCAAAAGTAATTCGCAGAAACACGTTTATTAAAACTGGAGTTGAGTTTTTGGTTTATTATAGTGGTTTAATTTTATGAGCTTATATTACCACACTGATTACCAAGtagaaaattaatatatatatatatatatattgatttatatatattgatttatatatattgatttatatatattgatttatatatatatatattggtttaTATTATGTTACAGGCACTATTTCACATTCAATCACTTTCTTGCTTAGATTTTCTGGTTTACCCTAGTTTTTATATGAAATCATAATTAAACATTATAAAGTGACGCAAAAACAAAGTCTGAAATGTTTATACAAAGATTTAGTAAATATGCCACACTTTTGTGAAGATCAGATACAAACTGCGGGCTAGCAAacactatcactatgtttccatgacgcgatCAAACCGCAAGTTCACATCATTTGCAAGATGGAAACTGCCAACCAAGCAACGCAGGCGAGTTTTATTACTCGCACATTCTTATTAATGTTTCATGTTTGTGAAAGTTAAAAACATCGCTTTTGAATATCTAAGAAAATGTCTCTCAAGCTATTCCGTTTGAGACATTTTCTACTCTTCAGAAAGAAAATTTGCTGCTAAGCGAGACAGGGGTGTGACGCGATGACCTGTAGCATAGAAATCcctatcttttttaacaaagcgatTGCATTAACCCACAACATGCCAATGCCCATTGACACACTTATCCCAGGGTATCTCGaagtgtgcacaactccaaatcagcATCTTCCGcacaatggaaacatagtgtatgtttGACGAAAACTGTTACCGGGAGTTGTACCATCTCCCTTCAATAAAAGTCTTCTATGAATCCTTTGATAATTTAATTCAATAATTtatgcatcttttaaaaaacaacaatGTTTGAGGTACTGCTACTGTTTTCTAAAAGCAACTGATTGATCTAGTGAGGCGAGGGTACCAAACATTTGAATTGTTATTACTCATCCATTCCAAACAACTATAGTTCTGAGATTTGGAAATTGAAAATCTTTCTGAGCCGCTGATGGTTCTTATTAAAACAGTTGCTGTCCATGATATTTATTGTTTCCATGTTTCGATAGCGTAGCGGCGCACCCCCATATAGACACCCCCCCATATATACACACCCTCATATAGACACATCTCCATATAGACACCCCCCCCCATATAGACACACCTCCATATAGACACATCCCCATATAGACACACTCCCATATAGACACCCCCCCCCCATATAGACACACCGCCATATAGACACATCCCCATATAGACACACCCTTATATAGACACACCTCCAAATAGACACACCCCCATATAGACACACCCTCATATAGACACACCCTCATATAGACACACCACCATATAGACACATTCTATATGGTGGTGCGTCATATGGGTCAGTTTTATAAGGGGTGTCACACACCCCATATAAAactgcaatgccatcatggaaacagttgTGTCGCTCTCATTCTGTCATGATTTAGTGTCGCTGTTTGGAATTAAAATACTCGTGCAATGCACCATCTGTGTGCCACATGTGCATTTGAACCCTGATCagattttgtcgattttaatattaaaacatcgtggcagtcagatcagctcAAACATCAAATGATTGATCAAATGATCAGCTCAAAAATtgcgaatgatagaaaaatactgatactttctgataaaatctaccaaaatgTTGTCCAAGTTCATCTTCAACAACTGAAGCATTTCAATAAACTCGCTTGAGTTCCATCAGACAAACTGAAGACCACAAGAAAGATCACTAGCAGATGTCACGTGCAGATTATTAGAAATGTTATGATTCAGATATATTGGCAGGCCATTGCTTCTAACATCATAAGCTagcaatttaattaaattacgTACTAAACAGTTTATATGTTATCAAGagatttaaattgattttatttttataacacCTGCTTTCGATgttagcaataaagtttaaAGTTTGTCTTTAAAATTAGAATAATGTACTTACTGGAAGTAGACACGTGCTGCCAAGACCTCCTAGGAGTATACCAAAGGTTAAAAACAGTACAAGGACAGCGAAACACTTCTCTCCGATGTAATACTGTCTTCTCCCCGCACAATCGACATAAGTGTGAGATTGCCGAATAGTAACTGTCTTCGGTTCATCTGGCAGTTTTGTCCTGAATAATGTAATGATCTACCGATCGATTGTTTCTTAGGTGTTTTGACATATAGTCTACCAAACATTAAATCACTGcagcaataagatttgtacagcCGAAGTTTAAGAATCGAATTTCCTATAGTTACTAATTTTGTTAGAGGGTCTTATCAAGCACAATAATTGGCTCTAGTAGTTGTTACAACTAAATTTGTTGttagtagtagaactagtaaGTTAGTAAGAGTGTAACAACTGCTAGTTAAACTAGTAGTTGTTA
The sequence above is drawn from the Watersipora subatra chromosome 5, tzWatSuba1.1, whole genome shotgun sequence genome and encodes:
- the LOC137396177 gene encoding uncharacterized protein, with the translated sequence MEKKRTKAGCHCYGNGNYNRSPKYSDISLDLSWKETSFCGSNNSQIANTPETDEQRLLSSNFSSIETQADDRDSGYVNSNQNSGGSPINVKDADDLLPQQTRTKLPDEPKTVTIRQSHTYVDCAGRRQYYIGEKCFAVLVLFLTFGILLGGLGSTCLLPLSNAKTMQFCENVGGMTIALIVVSTGGLLVLIVIISCILIRECSNRELHGGKCHINCHIFEDLVV